Proteins encoded by one window of Haematobia irritans isolate KBUSLIRL chromosome 2, ASM5000362v1, whole genome shotgun sequence:
- the lmgA gene encoding anaphase promoting complex subunit lemming A, protein MKVTIKSWMGVASWRWIANDENCGICRMSFESTCPECALPGDDCPLVWGVCSHCFHMHCIVKWLNLQPMNKQCPMCRQAWKFNIH, encoded by the coding sequence ATGAAAGTAACAATCAAATCATGGATGGGTGTTGCATCATGGCGTTGGATAGCAAACGATGAAAATTGCGGTATTTGTCGTATGTCCTTTGAGAGTACATGTCCTGAATGCGCTCTTCCAGGCGATGATTGTCCATTAGTTTGGGGAGTATGTTCTCATTGCTTTCACATGCACTGCATTGTCAAATGGCTAAACCTACAACCCATGAACAAACAATGCCCCATGTGCCGACAAGCTTGGAAGTTTAACATTCATTAA
- the lmgB gene encoding lemming B codes for MEEDHKLTLPGLPPLPKSLSAAIGQTNSSSPLNHAHFLDPDLYLGASTSAASSHRQRSVGGAGGSSNSYRHGSLSSTQESLSDRESIHSRASSTHSAGGHLSSHYNMHTPTNNNHSSHSSNNNSHNHHARTDSDSTSGSSTTTKLDTQLAILRREMYGLRQLDLSLLSQLWALNESIQGFRAYIQEQEALSPPSPSPTPSETNSLTSEPDEESYSGQHAVPAKQVPQTPTTNVQSLMPKRGSTTSHASSTTTSNTSGSSSNNSSISKHQHHNSVGMGFASANAVGGGMMPPQAPLPQKSHPQLPRILQQRMRRAPPPPPPNRPKSSTSITSNSSHGGGGGGSASHHHHSTAASSKSSSPSPSTGGQGNLSSQSSSMASRHV; via the coding sequence ATGGAAGAAGACCACAAACTTACACTGCCCGGCTTACCGCCATTGCCTAAAAGCCTAAGTGCTGCCATCGGTCAAACAAACTCATCCTCTCCCTTAAATCATGCTCACTTTCTGGATCCCGATTTATATTTGGGGGCatccacatcagccgcttcatcgCATCGCCAGAGAAGTGTTGGTGGAGCAGGAGGTAGCAGTAATTCCTATCGTCATGGTAGTTTATCATCAACCCAGGAGTCGTTGAGTGATCGTGAAAGTATACACAGTCGAGCCTCATCAACGCATAGTGCCGGTGGTCATCTATCCTCACACTATAATATGCATACTCCTACAAACAATAATCACTCGAGTCATAGTAGTAATAATAACTCGCACAATCATCATGCACGCACCGATAGTGATAGTACATCGGGGTCAAGTACCACTACTAAACTAGATACACAATTGGCCATACTAAGACGAGAAATGTATGGCTTAAGACAATTGGATTTATCACTATTGTCCCAACTGTGGGCACTAAATGAGTCCATACAAGGCTTTCGTGCTTATATCCAGGAGCAGGAGGCATTATCGCCTCCCTCTCCCTCGCCAACGCCATCGGAAACAAACTCTTTGACATCAGAACCAGACGAAGAGTCATATTCGGGACAACATGCGGTACCCGCTAAGCAAGTACCACAAACTCCCACAACGAATGTGCAAAGTTTAATGCCGAAACGTGGTTCAACCACATCGCATGCTTCCTCAACTACCACTTCGAATACATCTGGTTCCTCTTCCAATAACTCATCGATAAGTAAACATCAACATCACAATAGTGTTGGTATGGGATTTGCTAGTGCTAATGCCGTCGGTGGAGGTATGATGCCTCCTCAAGCCCCACTACCGCAAAAATCTCATCCACAACTACCACGAATATTACAACAGAGAATGCGTAGAGCCCCACCGCCACCTCCGCCAAATCGTCCAAAATCTTCAACTTCAATTACATCAAATTCCTCGCAtggcggtggtggtggtggcagtgcaagtcatcatcatcattcgaCCGCAGCCAGTAGTAAATCATCATCTCCTTCACCCTCTACCGGGGGTCAAGGGAATCTATCGAGTCAATCTTCGTCTATGGCTTCACGGCATGTATGA